The Mesorhizobium sp. NBSH29 genome has a segment encoding these proteins:
- a CDS encoding RHS repeat domain-containing protein, which translates to MDSVHSNAFNFLSFVQQGVDPRTGQYTVQLSLPDLLANDLAGPSLPLSLSFNPLNAVDRGFGLGFGLALSQYNSRTRILSLGSGESFKVTGSGLEPAIAERKLSSFRFFDDGGGNYRILHRTGLLETMISIGEGIALPVKIQGPSGHALKLSYVPFGDGQRLESMSDDQGRILLVERDVSGQWLELLLWPDRGEAGTEIARFTMRLDAMSRVTEIVLPTQESASWRFAYTEIRGLSCIKEVFTPVGGWETLQYEDGGHHFPPNAGRSPLPRVTRHRIEPGFGQPPIETRYRFSDHNFLGHGASIGWANDGLDNLYKLSDYSYVYGSTVELWSGGTMRRKVERTFNRFHLLSEETTTQDNCVKRVKTKYYADLPENIGLPFERQPPQCQLPASVETRWELTDDPTRLRVETVETTYDLHGNLLLQKNADRTSEERDYYPIQGEGQDCPPDPDGFVRNLRSSTVHPDPEAQAGGAPTLRTLYRYAQFTPLPDENARPFLLPVGETLLRVEVEAETEIRRSESTYFDDPAHPFSLARPRRQSQILNGKTTKTDYTYSKLNNPQFVGEPVLETVQTITGFDGTQQSVIQQSSFLNGQPLLAEDINQVRIRYVYDALQRVTSETISPGTDYEAIRSYQYGLVANTVASTNVKRSLSKIEQQLRVIESSVSAASGCDPKSIADIREAIAVNAEAQRLNGQAYRIMLDVKGVATHTYFDGISRAVVEERQDPGGSPNGCQLRKTYQASYDEMENIVEETIFDWIGESEMPLTTAYAYNSWGTPAATHHPDLIIDITEHSPFGGDGPEEHSYTSAGGKKGNLTVTSYNRFGKIAKIEKFDDEGNGVSCTEHLFDGLGRAVEQRVTLRDQGERKTAYLYDDFGRVVATTLPDETEVSRTFAEHTDDELPTEILVKPANEALPEIALGQQAYDGLSRLTKSTVGSRTEIIEYDEGRLQAARRHKPSGRTISFDYEPALGGAPAKITVPDGNMEYSYDKHSGQLVGCENRHGSRRYTYDYTGALKFESLSVPSGKKHEVFHSISRLGLQLERRDRDLNGPAFEASLCEYDSAGRLAVAKQGRLHASFEYESFGSPARIITNDVNSGKTLVTELLYDGFQREVVRTMQLGSQQVVLTQDWWDDNMLKGRSLKIGEESVLEEQFRYDLRGRLENHKCTGIQLPTDHLGNGISEQTFFYDAFDNVEECRTKLADGSIDRMVCKFANTDPCRLIALTHSHAAYPKEQTFAYDADGNMLNDEQGQQFAYSATGRLVEVSSPGRAITDRYLYDGHDDLSGFVSRDTETTRLYHGYQTVLETSERRSIQLFYGAEDPLGQQCAEKSTIFITEQNGSVIGVSHPDEMVSTGYSAYGQRRSDSDFDSLLGFNGETLEPMGFYLLGRGYRAYNPALMRFHSPDNMSPFGEGGINAYMYCGGNPVAFRDPSGHYRTPNDYYYPPKPIEEGGGGIGQWLGVIAAGVGLALSVAFVPWSAPATSAGFMLAMAGLGVQAAGLGLQIAGSQMNKGELITIGSIAGLVGGMGSMAGSVMNSRRVAQVAAAARGVNSAANTAAASAPANIAAGGGKVSSRLAMATDGAVTAGKKYKRFLGHLRFNRPARLDSGNIVALRHGQYPGIPHAHTSPVAVSAPRPYPPLDTLQRADDVLWSPLRFRLPRPIFNPGVRNAA; encoded by the coding sequence ATGGACTCGGTTCATTCGAACGCATTTAACTTTCTAAGTTTTGTACAGCAGGGTGTTGACCCGCGTACGGGTCAATATACGGTTCAGCTTTCGCTCCCAGACCTGTTGGCCAACGATCTTGCGGGGCCTTCGCTTCCGCTTTCGTTATCCTTCAACCCACTTAACGCCGTCGATAGGGGGTTCGGGTTAGGTTTTGGCTTGGCGCTTTCGCAGTATAACTCTCGAACTCGAATACTTTCGCTGGGAAGCGGTGAGTCCTTTAAGGTCACAGGTAGCGGACTGGAGCCGGCGATCGCCGAGCGAAAGCTTAGCAGCTTCCGCTTCTTCGATGACGGGGGTGGTAATTACCGTATCCTCCACCGCACCGGCCTGTTGGAGACGATGATCTCAATCGGTGAAGGAATCGCTCTTCCGGTCAAAATCCAGGGCCCTTCGGGTCACGCGCTGAAGCTTTCTTATGTCCCATTTGGCGATGGCCAGCGGCTCGAAAGTATGAGCGACGACCAGGGTCGAATACTTCTCGTGGAGCGCGACGTCTCAGGTCAATGGTTGGAGCTGTTGCTTTGGCCTGACCGAGGTGAAGCAGGTACAGAAATTGCACGCTTCACGATGCGCCTGGATGCCATGAGCCGGGTCACCGAAATCGTTCTGCCGACACAGGAAAGCGCGTCCTGGCGCTTCGCTTACACCGAGATCAGAGGTCTATCCTGTATCAAGGAAGTCTTCACGCCGGTCGGCGGATGGGAGACGCTCCAATACGAGGATGGTGGTCATCATTTCCCACCCAACGCTGGACGCTCGCCTCTGCCCCGTGTCACGCGGCATCGTATTGAGCCAGGCTTCGGCCAGCCTCCGATAGAGACCCGTTACAGGTTCAGTGATCACAACTTCCTCGGGCATGGCGCTTCTATCGGATGGGCCAACGATGGTCTCGATAATCTCTACAAGTTATCGGACTACAGCTACGTCTATGGATCTACAGTGGAACTATGGAGTGGAGGCACGATGAGACGCAAGGTGGAACGCACCTTCAACCGTTTCCATCTGCTGAGTGAGGAGACCACCACCCAGGACAATTGCGTAAAGCGTGTGAAGACTAAATATTATGCCGATCTGCCCGAGAACATCGGTCTCCCATTTGAACGTCAACCGCCGCAATGTCAGTTGCCAGCTAGTGTTGAGACACGCTGGGAACTTACCGACGATCCAACCCGGCTGCGCGTTGAGACCGTAGAGACCACGTATGATCTGCATGGCAATCTTCTCCTCCAGAAGAATGCCGACAGAACCAGCGAGGAGCGCGACTACTATCCCATCCAGGGTGAAGGACAGGATTGTCCACCCGACCCTGACGGATTTGTGCGCAACCTGCGCTCCTCTACCGTTCATCCTGATCCCGAAGCACAAGCGGGCGGTGCGCCCACCTTGCGCACACTTTACCGGTATGCGCAGTTCACCCCGTTGCCGGACGAGAACGCCCGCCCCTTCCTGCTTCCCGTCGGCGAAACGCTTCTGCGCGTCGAAGTCGAAGCGGAGACTGAAATACGCAGGAGCGAAAGCACATACTTCGACGACCCTGCCCATCCTTTCAGTCTCGCCCGCCCCAGGAGGCAGAGCCAAATCCTCAACGGTAAGACTACAAAGACCGACTATACATACAGCAAGCTCAACAACCCGCAGTTCGTCGGCGAGCCAGTACTGGAGACAGTACAGACGATCACCGGCTTTGACGGAACCCAGCAATCCGTGATCCAGCAGAGCTCCTTTCTGAATGGCCAGCCCCTGTTGGCGGAGGACATCAACCAGGTACGCATCCGCTACGTCTATGATGCCCTTCAGCGCGTCACCAGTGAAACGATTTCCCCGGGAACGGACTACGAAGCCATACGCAGCTACCAATACGGCCTCGTTGCCAACACGGTCGCCTCCACCAATGTGAAACGATCGTTATCGAAAATCGAACAGCAGTTACGGGTGATAGAAAGCTCAGTATCTGCAGCCTCAGGGTGCGATCCGAAAAGCATCGCAGACATCCGGGAGGCCATTGCCGTAAACGCAGAGGCGCAGCGTTTGAACGGACAAGCCTACCGGATTATGCTCGACGTTAAAGGCGTTGCCACGCACACATACTTCGACGGCATCAGCAGGGCCGTTGTCGAAGAACGGCAGGACCCAGGCGGTAGCCCGAACGGATGCCAACTTCGAAAGACCTATCAGGCAAGCTACGATGAAATGGAGAACATCGTAGAAGAAACTATCTTCGATTGGATCGGAGAGAGCGAAATGCCGCTAACAACAGCATACGCTTACAACAGTTGGGGAACTCCCGCTGCTACCCACCACCCCGATCTAATAATCGATATCACAGAACATTCGCCGTTTGGCGGAGATGGGCCCGAGGAGCACAGCTACACCTCCGCAGGAGGAAAAAAAGGAAACCTCACGGTAACATCATACAATCGGTTCGGAAAAATTGCTAAGATTGAAAAATTCGATGACGAGGGCAACGGAGTATCGTGCACGGAACATCTGTTTGACGGTCTCGGCCGCGCCGTCGAACAGCGGGTAACGTTGCGTGACCAAGGTGAGCGTAAAACAGCATATCTCTATGATGACTTCGGCAGGGTCGTCGCCACAACACTCCCTGACGAAACAGAGGTAAGTCGCACCTTCGCCGAACACACCGACGACGAGCTTCCGACGGAAATCCTTGTGAAGCCAGCCAACGAAGCTCTCCCCGAAATCGCGCTCGGACAGCAAGCTTACGATGGGCTTTCGCGCCTCACAAAAAGCACTGTGGGGAGCAGGACAGAGATCATAGAATACGACGAAGGGCGTCTGCAGGCTGCCAGGCGGCATAAACCAAGCGGACGAACAATTTCCTTTGACTACGAACCGGCGCTCGGGGGCGCACCAGCGAAAATCACGGTCCCTGACGGCAACATGGAATACAGTTACGACAAGCATAGCGGGCAGTTGGTTGGCTGCGAGAACAGACACGGTTCCCGTCGATACACCTACGACTATACAGGTGCATTAAAGTTTGAAAGCTTGAGCGTTCCAAGCGGGAAAAAGCACGAAGTTTTCCATTCCATTTCGCGGCTTGGCCTGCAGCTCGAGCGACGCGACAGAGACTTGAACGGCCCGGCGTTTGAAGCATCACTCTGTGAATATGACAGCGCTGGCAGACTCGCTGTCGCGAAACAGGGAAGGCTGCACGCCAGTTTCGAATATGAAAGCTTTGGATCGCCAGCCCGCATCATCACGAACGATGTTAACAGCGGCAAAACTCTCGTGACGGAGCTTTTGTACGATGGGTTCCAGCGCGAAGTAGTTCGAACAATGCAACTGGGGTCCCAGCAAGTGGTCCTTACCCAGGATTGGTGGGATGATAACATGTTGAAGGGCCGCTCCCTGAAGATCGGCGAGGAATCAGTTCTGGAAGAGCAGTTCCGATACGACCTCCGCGGGAGATTGGAAAATCACAAATGCACAGGGATACAATTGCCAACGGATCATCTCGGCAATGGAATAAGCGAGCAGACATTTTTCTATGACGCATTCGACAATGTTGAGGAATGTCGAACAAAGCTAGCAGACGGCAGCATCGATCGCATGGTCTGTAAATTTGCCAACACCGATCCATGCCGGTTAATCGCTCTAACTCACAGTCATGCCGCTTACCCCAAAGAGCAGACATTCGCCTACGACGCGGATGGCAATATGCTCAACGACGAGCAGGGCCAACAATTTGCTTACAGTGCTACGGGAAGGCTGGTCGAGGTGTCCTCGCCGGGGCGCGCGATCACTGACCGATACCTTTACGACGGCCATGACGATCTATCGGGTTTTGTCTCACGAGACACTGAAACCACAAGGCTCTACCACGGCTACCAGACAGTGCTCGAAACATCTGAACGTCGCTCAATCCAGCTCTTTTACGGTGCCGAAGATCCACTCGGCCAGCAATGCGCTGAAAAATCCACTATTTTCATCACCGAACAAAATGGAAGTGTGATTGGCGTATCTCACCCGGATGAAATGGTTTCCACCGGATATTCTGCTTACGGCCAGCGGCGCTCTGACAGCGATTTCGACAGCTTGCTTGGCTTCAATGGCGAAACACTGGAGCCTATGGGCTTTTACCTCCTCGGTCGCGGCTATCGAGCCTACAACCCGGCACTTATGCGCTTTCATAGCCCTGACAACATGAGCCCGTTCGGAGAAGGCGGTATAAACGCCTACATGTATTGCGGTGGCAATCCAGTCGCGTTCCGAGATCCTAGCGGGCATTATCGCACCCCAAACGACTACTACTACCCCCCAAAACCTATTGAGGAAGGCGGGGGCGGCATAGGACAATGGTTGGGTGTCATTGCCGCCGGCGTGGGTCTTGCCCTATCGGTCGCATTTGTACCTTGGTCTGCGCCGGCCACCTCGGCTGGTTTCATGCTAGCCATGGCTGGACTGGGCGTGCAGGCTGCTGGATTGGGTTTGCAGATTGCTGGTTCACAAATGAACAAGGGAGAACTCATTACCATTGGCAGCATTGCAGGTCTCGTGGGCGGAATGGGCTCAATGGCAGGTTCCGTCATGAACAGCCGTCGCGTCGCTCAGGTGGCCGCTGCTGCCCGCGGCGTGAACAGTGCAGCTAACACCGCCGCAGCCTCTGCTCCGGCAAATATTGCCGCCGGAGGAGGAAAGGTCTCCAGCAGACTTGCCATGGCCACCGATGGAGCAGTAACGGCTGGAAAAAAATACAAAAGATTTCTCGGACATCTTCGATTTAATCGGCCGGCTCGGCTCGATTCAGGAAACATAGTGGCACTGAGACATGGCCAATACCCTGGTATTCCTCATGCACACACCTCCCCTGTTGCGGTTTCTGCTCCACGTCCATACCCACCTCTTGATACGCTGCAGAGGGCTGATGATGTTTTGTGGTCTCCCCTTAGGTTTCGTCTTCCCCGGCCTATCTTCAACCCGGGGGTTCGAAACGCGGCTTGA
- a CDS encoding sensor histidine kinase, whose product MKPLDPAQSEKISVSRRSVEADLRRQLNAVLDNATVAVFVMNEHQQCTYMNAAAERLTGYSLKETQGRPLHDVVHHTHPDGRHYPLEDCPIDRAFPERNRMQGEETFVHKDGSFYPVAFTASPIRDDGGNPIGTIIEVRGIAEEKARDTALRESEARFRNMADHAPVMMWVTEPDGACTYINRAWYEFTGQSVDEAKGFGWLTATHPDDMKAAEDVFTAANKGQKSFRVEYRLRRADGTYRWAIDAAAPRFGPNGEFLGYIGSVIDIDDRKEAEERQKLLVQELHHRVKNNLATVQSIVNFTLRTSDTMDAFNTGITHRIGALARCHSLLTNNVGQLSALHAIILNELAPYDDGRRVELVGPETAVSDDVAMALAMAIHELTTNAAKYGSLSAVNGSLQITWNVTKDEDGSRHLTLRWRERGGPPVRQPTRRGFGSILLGRMLGHQLKGSVQIDYPIDGVEVEIRGRLEAPATYPYANFAKDLCK is encoded by the coding sequence TTGAAACCGCTTGACCCAGCACAATCTGAAAAAATTTCAGTCTCACGCCGGAGTGTCGAAGCGGACCTTCGGCGCCAGCTAAACGCCGTTCTGGATAATGCCACTGTGGCAGTCTTTGTCATGAACGAGCATCAGCAATGCACCTATATGAACGCCGCTGCGGAACGCCTGACTGGCTACTCCTTGAAGGAGACACAAGGCCGACCACTCCACGACGTAGTGCATCACACCCATCCTGATGGAAGACACTACCCTCTGGAAGACTGTCCGATCGATCGTGCTTTTCCAGAGCGAAACAGAATGCAGGGCGAAGAGACCTTCGTCCATAAGGACGGCAGTTTCTATCCCGTTGCCTTCACCGCCAGCCCTATTCGTGATGACGGAGGAAACCCCATCGGTACGATTATCGAGGTTCGTGGGATCGCTGAAGAAAAAGCGCGTGACACCGCGCTTCGAGAAAGCGAAGCGCGCTTTCGCAACATGGCCGACCATGCACCCGTCATGATGTGGGTGACCGAGCCTGATGGTGCCTGCACCTATATAAATCGGGCTTGGTATGAATTCACCGGGCAGTCGGTCGACGAAGCGAAGGGGTTTGGATGGCTGACTGCCACACATCCTGACGACATGAAAGCTGCCGAAGATGTCTTCACAGCTGCCAACAAAGGCCAGAAATCATTTAGAGTGGAGTATCGCCTGCGGCGCGCTGACGGTACCTATCGTTGGGCAATCGACGCCGCAGCACCAAGATTTGGGCCAAATGGCGAGTTTCTCGGTTATATCGGGTCAGTCATCGACATTGACGATCGGAAAGAGGCTGAAGAACGTCAAAAACTTCTCGTGCAAGAGTTGCATCATCGCGTGAAAAATAACCTTGCGACGGTTCAATCCATCGTAAACTTCACGCTCAGGACATCCGACACGATGGATGCGTTCAACACAGGAATTACGCACCGCATCGGTGCCCTCGCCCGCTGCCATTCGCTGCTTACAAATAATGTGGGGCAGTTGTCGGCGTTGCACGCGATTATCTTGAATGAACTTGCCCCTTACGATGACGGGCGTCGGGTCGAGCTGGTAGGACCTGAGACAGCCGTCTCGGACGATGTCGCAATGGCTCTAGCGATGGCAATCCATGAACTGACAACAAATGCTGCAAAGTATGGATCTCTCTCCGCGGTAAACGGCTCGTTACAGATCACATGGAATGTAACCAAGGACGAAGACGGATCAAGACACCTTACCCTTCGATGGCGCGAGCGAGGCGGCCCACCCGTTCGTCAACCAACGAGGCGAGGGTTCGGTTCTATCCTGTTGGGGCGAATGCTTGGGCACCAACTAAAAGGATCGGTCCAGATCGACTATCCAATCGACGGAGTAGAGGTGGAAATCCGCGGACGGCTTGAGGCCCCCGCAACATATCCTTACGCAAACTTCGCGAAAGACCTGTGCAAATGA